The following proteins come from a genomic window of Natrinema saccharevitans:
- a CDS encoding class I SAM-dependent methyltransferase, with protein MTADRPGPSESTAAADPLGRAMLAHHRDEPGRLVYRDGADVRDGNVAEFYFSSPESWTPATIDGLERLAEREPVIDVGCGAGKHLLWWDERGVEAVGVDVSPTAVRAARERGAEGVLAGDMFDLPVATGAVGAVHAVGTQVGLGRSLAGIRDLLREFARVTDEAGVAVVDNYGPTRLNDDFLGYRSDPREGIAHRCFHLEFEREADGEQRREVGRTLQFLLCSPGRLREATVGTPWTPARVSRTDEGGHYRLELRKERTAAGSSE; from the coding sequence ATGACTGCGGACCGACCCGGGCCGTCAGAATCGACGGCCGCGGCCGACCCGCTCGGACGGGCGATGCTCGCACACCACCGCGACGAGCCGGGACGACTCGTCTACCGCGACGGTGCGGACGTACGGGACGGCAACGTCGCCGAGTTCTACTTCTCGAGCCCCGAGTCGTGGACACCGGCGACGATCGACGGCCTAGAGCGACTCGCCGAGCGCGAACCGGTCATCGACGTGGGCTGTGGCGCGGGCAAACACCTCCTGTGGTGGGACGAGCGCGGCGTCGAGGCCGTCGGCGTCGACGTGAGTCCGACCGCCGTTCGAGCCGCCCGTGAACGCGGTGCCGAGGGCGTTCTCGCGGGCGACATGTTCGACCTGCCAGTGGCGACCGGCGCGGTAGGCGCGGTCCATGCCGTCGGGACGCAGGTCGGCCTCGGGCGGTCGCTGGCGGGAATCCGCGACCTGCTCCGGGAGTTTGCCCGCGTCACCGACGAGGCGGGCGTGGCCGTCGTCGACAACTACGGTCCGACGCGGCTGAACGACGACTTCCTCGGCTACCGGTCGGATCCACGGGAGGGGATCGCCCACCGGTGTTTCCACCTCGAGTTCGAACGCGAGGCGGACGGCGAGCAGCGACGCGAGGTCGGCCGAACCCTGCAGTTCCTGCTGTGTTCGCCCGGACGGCTTCGCGAGGCGACGGTCGGAACGCCGTGGACGCCGGCCCGCGTTTCCCGGACTGACGAGGGCGGTCATTACCGCCTCGAGTTGCGAAAGGAGAGGACCGCAGCGGGATCGTCGGAATAA
- a CDS encoding inorganic phosphate transporter, with product MVAFSFAVLVTAAVVTCLFMAWVLGANSNSPPFAPAIGANAISTMQAAFVIGLLAAAGALMQGGSISETVGADLIDGVMITPLAATAGLLTAAGFMAIGIYTRYPIPAAFATTGAMVGVGLSLGGDPAIATYRRLGIFWALVPVMSGGLAYATATVLRRDDVPETVGVPLLAGVVGAILANVRLGVIPDPTADQGTLAGFVSRLIGGGPSLATGVDLGTALVTIGAGVLAFALVRERVRVSVEDGIRSFLLVLGGIVAFSSGGSQVGLATGPLENLFRTELGLPGILLLSIGATGILAGAWMGAPRLLQATSREYAQLGVRRSIAALVPGFIIAQLAIALGIPISLNNIVLSGVIGGGLAGGSAGVSRRKIAVTITFWLITLSSSVVVSYGLYRLFAAVIGGS from the coding sequence ATGGTTGCATTCTCCTTCGCGGTTCTCGTCACCGCGGCCGTCGTCACCTGTCTATTCATGGCGTGGGTGCTGGGGGCCAACAGCAACTCGCCGCCCTTTGCCCCGGCGATCGGTGCGAACGCCATCTCGACGATGCAGGCGGCGTTCGTCATCGGCCTGCTCGCGGCCGCGGGAGCGCTCATGCAGGGCGGCAGCATCTCCGAGACCGTCGGCGCGGACCTGATCGACGGCGTGATGATCACGCCGCTTGCGGCCACCGCTGGGCTGTTGACCGCGGCGGGATTCATGGCGATCGGCATCTACACGCGGTACCCGATCCCCGCGGCGTTTGCGACCACGGGCGCGATGGTCGGCGTCGGCCTCTCGCTCGGCGGCGATCCCGCGATAGCGACCTACCGCCGGCTCGGGATCTTCTGGGCGCTGGTGCCGGTCATGTCCGGCGGGCTGGCCTACGCGACGGCGACGGTCCTGCGCCGCGACGACGTCCCCGAGACCGTGGGGGTGCCGCTGCTGGCCGGCGTCGTCGGCGCGATCCTCGCCAACGTCCGGCTCGGAGTGATCCCCGATCCGACCGCCGACCAGGGGACGCTGGCCGGCTTCGTCTCCCGACTGATCGGCGGCGGCCCGAGCCTCGCCACCGGCGTCGACCTCGGCACCGCCCTCGTGACGATCGGGGCAGGCGTCCTCGCGTTCGCCCTGGTCCGCGAGCGCGTCCGCGTCTCCGTGGAGGATGGGATCCGCTCGTTCCTGCTCGTCCTGGGCGGCATCGTCGCCTTCTCCTCGGGCGGCTCGCAGGTCGGGCTCGCGACCGGCCCGCTCGAGAACCTCTTCCGGACCGAACTCGGGCTCCCGGGGATCCTCCTGCTGTCGATCGGCGCGACGGGCATCCTCGCCGGCGCGTGGATGGGCGCGCCGCGGCTGTTACAGGCAACGTCTCGGGAGTACGCCCAGCTGGGCGTGCGACGATCGATCGCCGCGCTGGTGCCGGGTTTTATCATCGCCCAGCTCGCCATCGCGCTGGGTATCCCCATCTCGCTGAACAACATCGTCCTCTCGGGAGTCATCGGCGGCGGACTGGCCGGCGGCTCTGCCGGCGTCTCCCGGCGGAAGATCGCCGTCACGATCACCTTCTGGCTGATCACGCTCTCGAGTTCCGTCGTCGTCAGCTACGGGCTGTATCGGCTGTTCGCGGCGGTCATCGGCGGGTCGTGA
- a CDS encoding DUF6069 family protein: MDSEAEVSESARPLTRSDLVRSGVIALVVSLVINWLIVFVANAGGIAPELAALNYEPVSFFTTIGVVGATVTYGVLARTVADRDRAFTIVAAIVLLLSLLPDFVVIPDQPGGSLVAGAVLGLMHVATAVVCVGVLTDRRNRR, encoded by the coding sequence ATGGACTCCGAAGCGGAGGTGTCGGAATCGGCCCGACCGCTCACCCGAAGCGACCTCGTACGGTCGGGAGTGATCGCGCTCGTCGTGTCGTTGGTCATCAACTGGCTCATCGTGTTCGTGGCGAACGCCGGCGGCATCGCGCCCGAACTGGCGGCGCTGAATTACGAGCCGGTATCGTTCTTTACGACCATCGGGGTCGTCGGTGCGACCGTAACCTACGGCGTTCTCGCGCGAACCGTTGCCGACCGGGATCGTGCGTTCACGATCGTCGCGGCGATCGTCCTCCTTCTCTCCTTGCTTCCCGATTTCGTCGTCATCCCCGATCAGCCCGGTGGCAGTCTCGTCGCCGGCGCGGTTCTCGGTCTGATGCACGTCGCGACGGCAGTCGTTTGTGTGGGTGTACTGACCGACCGCCGGAACCGACGATGA
- a CDS encoding ATP-dependent DNA helicase has translation MNIEELSGLPAGAVDHFRREGIEELYPPQAEAVEAGATDGENLVAAVPTASGKTMVAALSMLSAIERGGKALYIVPLRALASEKKAEFEAYEEFGVTVGVTTGNYESTSDWLATKDIVVATSEKVDSLVRNGADWLSELTCVVSDEVHLIDDRNRGPTLEVTLAKLRKLNPGMQQVALSATVGNADEIADWLDAALIDTDWRPIDLRMGVHYGNALNFDDGSTREVPVQGSEKQEAALVRDIVREGGSSLVFVNSRRNAEAAAGRLDGVVKPELTGDERAELAELADEIRDDSDTETSADLADCVERGAAFHHAGLSNTQRSLVEDAFRDRLLKVISATPTLAAGVNTPARRVIVRDWRRFDPSAGGMSPLDVLEVHQMMGRAGRPGLDPYGEAVLLAKSHDESQELFDRYIWADPEPVRSKLAAEPALRTHVLATVASGFARTREGLLEFLEATLYASQSDEPGRLETVTDTVLEYLESNDFITRRRGDDDDSDDAADGAFTTAAALDSGGRDEGLEATSLGHTVSRLYLDPMSAAEIVHGLERADERPTALGLYQLLSRTPDMYELYLRSGEDDQYGELFYERETELLGNAPSEFEEERFEDWLAALKTGKLLEDWADETDEERITDRYQVGPGDLRGKVDTAEWLLGAAESLAAEIDSEWTVAVREARARVEHGVSEELLELVSVGGVGRKRARRLHDAGIEEPADLRTVDKGVVLSVLKGEKTAETVLENAGREDPSMDGVEPASPGAGDDENGAAAADDTPNEETAATDTDDSQASLGDF, from the coding sequence ATGAATATCGAGGAGCTGTCGGGGCTCCCGGCCGGTGCCGTCGACCACTTCCGGCGCGAGGGCATCGAGGAACTCTACCCGCCCCAGGCCGAGGCGGTCGAGGCCGGGGCGACCGACGGGGAGAACCTCGTGGCCGCCGTCCCGACCGCCAGCGGGAAGACGATGGTCGCCGCGCTCTCGATGCTGTCGGCGATCGAACGCGGCGGGAAAGCGCTCTACATCGTCCCCCTGCGGGCGCTCGCCAGCGAGAAAAAGGCGGAGTTCGAGGCCTACGAGGAGTTCGGCGTCACGGTCGGGGTCACGACGGGCAACTACGAGAGCACCAGCGACTGGCTCGCGACCAAAGACATCGTCGTCGCCACCAGCGAGAAGGTCGACTCGCTCGTTCGCAACGGCGCGGACTGGCTCTCGGAGCTGACCTGCGTCGTCAGCGACGAAGTCCACCTGATCGACGACCGCAACCGAGGGCCGACCCTCGAGGTGACCCTCGCGAAGCTGCGGAAGCTCAACCCGGGGATGCAACAGGTCGCGCTGTCGGCGACGGTCGGCAACGCCGACGAGATCGCCGACTGGCTCGACGCCGCCTTGATCGACACCGACTGGCGGCCGATCGACCTGCGGATGGGGGTCCACTACGGCAACGCCCTGAACTTCGACGACGGCTCGACCCGAGAAGTGCCGGTCCAGGGCTCGGAGAAGCAGGAGGCCGCGCTCGTCCGCGACATCGTCCGGGAGGGCGGTTCCTCGCTGGTGTTCGTCAACTCCCGCCGGAACGCCGAGGCCGCCGCGGGCCGGCTGGACGGGGTCGTGAAACCGGAGCTGACCGGCGACGAGCGGGCCGAACTCGCCGAGTTGGCCGACGAGATCCGCGACGACAGCGACACCGAGACGAGCGCGGATCTGGCCGACTGCGTCGAGCGCGGCGCCGCCTTCCACCACGCCGGCCTCTCGAACACCCAGCGCTCGCTCGTCGAGGACGCCTTCCGCGACCGGCTCCTGAAGGTGATCTCGGCGACGCCGACACTCGCCGCGGGGGTCAACACGCCCGCCCGCCGCGTGATCGTCCGCGACTGGCGGCGGTTCGACCCCAGTGCGGGCGGGATGTCCCCGCTCGACGTCCTCGAGGTCCACCAGATGATGGGACGAGCGGGTCGCCCGGGACTCGACCCCTACGGAGAGGCCGTGTTGCTCGCCAAGAGCCACGACGAGAGCCAGGAGCTGTTCGACCGCTACATCTGGGCCGATCCCGAGCCCGTCCGGTCGAAACTCGCGGCCGAGCCCGCGCTGCGGACACACGTCCTCGCGACCGTCGCTTCGGGCTTCGCTCGCACGCGCGAGGGGCTGCTCGAGTTCCTCGAGGCCACCCTCTATGCCAGCCAGTCCGACGAGCCCGGCCGGCTCGAGACGGTCACCGACACCGTCTTGGAGTACCTCGAGTCGAACGACTTCATAACGCGACGCCGGGGAGACGATGACGACAGCGATGACGCCGCCGACGGCGCGTTCACCACCGCGGCCGCCCTCGACAGTGGCGGCCGCGACGAGGGACTCGAGGCGACCAGTCTCGGCCACACCGTCTCGCGGCTCTATCTGGATCCGATGAGCGCCGCCGAGATCGTCCACGGACTCGAGCGCGCCGACGAGCGCCCGACTGCGCTGGGGCTCTACCAGCTGCTCTCGCGGACGCCGGATATGTACGAACTCTACCTGCGCTCGGGCGAGGACGACCAGTACGGCGAACTGTTCTACGAACGTGAGACCGAACTGCTCGGGAACGCCCCCAGCGAGTTCGAAGAGGAGCGCTTCGAGGACTGGCTGGCCGCGCTCAAAACGGGGAAGCTGCTCGAGGACTGGGCCGACGAGACAGACGAGGAGCGGATCACGGACCGGTACCAGGTCGGCCCCGGCGACCTCCGCGGGAAAGTCGACACCGCCGAGTGGCTGCTGGGCGCGGCCGAGTCGCTGGCCGCGGAGATCGACAGCGAGTGGACCGTCGCGGTCCGGGAGGCCCGCGCCCGCGTCGAACACGGCGTGAGCGAGGAACTGCTCGAACTCGTCTCGGTCGGCGGCGTCGGCCGCAAGCGCGCCCGGCGACTCCACGACGCGGGGATCGAGGAGCCCGCCGACCTCCGGACCGTGGACAAGGGCGTCGTCCTGAGCGTCCTCAAGGGGGAGAAGACGGCCGAGACCGTCCTCGAGAACGCCGGCCGCGAGGACCCCTCGATGGACGGCGTCGAGCCGGCGTCACCGGGAGCGGGCGACGACGAGAACGGCGCAGCGGCCGCGGACGACACCCCGAACGAGGAGACGGCCGCGACGGATACCGACGACAGTCAAGCGAGTCTAGGTGATTTCTGA
- a CDS encoding universal stress protein: MADSDPDRVLVPTLGRPREDEALAYACETFPDADITLLAVVTPLDAPLSEGGVLERDEARTAATRESATELLESVADAPSDRVRIETAEGRPGTVVPRYASDEEIDHVVLYGSMTGSAGFFRRFLGRGIAATVVERTSEPVTVLE; this comes from the coding sequence ATGGCCGACTCCGATCCCGACCGCGTCCTCGTCCCCACGCTGGGCCGCCCCCGCGAGGACGAGGCGCTCGCGTACGCCTGCGAGACGTTCCCCGACGCCGATATCACCCTCCTCGCCGTCGTCACGCCACTGGATGCACCCCTCAGCGAGGGCGGCGTCCTCGAGCGAGACGAGGCGCGAACGGCGGCTACTCGGGAGAGCGCGACCGAACTGCTCGAGTCGGTCGCCGACGCCCCGTCGGATCGGGTCCGGATCGAGACGGCCGAGGGCAGACCCGGAACCGTCGTCCCGCGCTATGCGTCCGACGAGGAGATCGACCACGTCGTTCTCTACGGCTCGATGACCGGCTCGGCGGGCTTTTTCAGGCGGTTTCTGGGCCGCGGGATCGCCGCTACGGTCGTCGAGCGCACTTCGGAGCCGGTAACGGTGCTGGAGTAA
- a CDS encoding oxidoreductase, translating into MVTLEDPVDIGGLTVPNRLYRAPLLECAGNGPDAVDTLIDDLEPAAESGVGLICQGATIVRGEGGCAAPGMTRVHDPDFVARLSRLTDRIHDHGSRIVLQLEHGGLRSMETWHAAYRDDNPGLEQLAVSEPPWQLRALDRLGFLEYDPHVLTTAEVYDLAADFGRAAARAVEAGYDGIHLAGANMGIVQQFCSPFYNRRDDEFGGSPEARLEFLAVVHDEIRERAGDVPLLTKVPAETPAPPAPIVRRKLSLRDGVEIARRLERIGYDAVVPVQTSVVWDMSIVRGEYPARAWDNEALREEYDAAFGGPTRRRLVALANRIQSFQYDFEPAWNEAFCRRVREQVSIPVLAEGGIRKRRQMDRLLGDSSGDRNGASDVDPACDMVGMARPFYAEPRLGARLLEGGSETENPRVLCESCNNCTVPQVTGAPGICRTPAVLRERGELERMGAYERPES; encoded by the coding sequence ATGGTCACCCTCGAGGACCCCGTCGACATCGGCGGCCTCACGGTCCCAAACCGGCTCTACCGCGCGCCGCTGCTCGAGTGTGCGGGCAACGGTCCCGACGCGGTCGATACCCTGATCGACGATCTCGAGCCCGCAGCCGAATCGGGAGTCGGGCTGATCTGTCAGGGCGCGACGATCGTCCGCGGCGAGGGCGGCTGTGCCGCACCGGGGATGACCCGCGTTCACGACCCTGACTTCGTCGCCCGCCTCTCGCGGCTGACCGATCGGATCCACGACCACGGGAGCCGAATCGTCCTCCAGCTCGAACACGGCGGCCTCCGGAGCATGGAGACCTGGCACGCCGCGTACCGCGACGACAATCCCGGCCTCGAGCAACTCGCCGTCTCGGAGCCGCCGTGGCAGTTGCGCGCCCTCGACCGGCTGGGGTTTCTCGAGTACGACCCGCACGTGCTGACGACCGCGGAGGTGTACGACCTCGCGGCCGACTTCGGCCGGGCGGCGGCGCGGGCCGTCGAGGCCGGCTACGACGGGATCCATCTCGCCGGCGCGAACATGGGAATCGTCCAGCAGTTCTGCTCGCCGTTTTACAACCGCCGCGACGACGAGTTCGGCGGGAGTCCAGAAGCGCGCCTCGAGTTCCTCGCGGTCGTCCACGACGAGATCCGCGAGCGGGCCGGCGACGTCCCCCTGCTGACGAAGGTCCCGGCCGAAACGCCCGCGCCACCCGCCCCGATCGTCCGCCGGAAGCTCTCGCTTCGGGACGGCGTCGAGATCGCCCGCCGGCTCGAGCGGATCGGCTACGACGCGGTCGTGCCCGTCCAGACGTCGGTCGTCTGGGATATGAGCATCGTCCGCGGCGAATACCCCGCGCGAGCATGGGACAACGAAGCGTTGCGCGAGGAGTACGACGCCGCGTTCGGCGGTCCGACGCGGCGACGACTGGTCGCACTGGCCAACCGGATCCAATCGTTCCAGTACGACTTCGAACCCGCGTGGAACGAGGCGTTCTGTCGGCGCGTCCGCGAGCAAGTGTCGATCCCGGTGCTTGCGGAGGGCGGCATCCGCAAGCGGCGACAGATGGATCGGTTGCTGGGCGACTCGAGCGGGGATCGGAACGGCGCGAGCGACGTCGACCCGGCCTGTGACATGGTCGGCATGGCACGGCCGTTCTACGCCGAGCCGCGGCTTGGCGCGCGGCTGCTCGAGGGCGGATCCGAGACCGAAAATCCGCGCGTCCTCTGTGAAAGTTGTAACAACTGTACGGTGCCGCAAGTGACCGGGGCACCGGGGATCTGCCGGACGCCCGCAGTGTTGCGAGAGCGAGGTGAACTCGAGCGGATGGGCGCGTACGAACGGCCCGAATCGTAA
- the cgi121 gene encoding KEOPS complex subunit Cgi121, producing MELLECRLEIDDLDAFVSDLGEIGDRHDVTIQAFDARYVADRRHLERAVELADRAIERGENVARDRAVEILLYAAGRRQIDRALAMGVDEGETPAVVLVDGDGDERAALEAIEALNAFRERTATLDPRDGETLCNFFGIPDTERAATDAGLSALVHERVALLEVEK from the coding sequence ATGGAGCTACTCGAATGCCGCCTCGAGATCGACGATCTGGATGCGTTCGTAAGCGACCTCGGCGAGATCGGCGACCGCCACGACGTGACGATACAGGCCTTCGACGCGCGGTACGTGGCCGATCGACGACACCTCGAGCGCGCCGTCGAACTGGCCGATCGAGCCATCGAACGCGGCGAGAACGTCGCCCGGGACCGCGCCGTCGAGATCCTGCTGTACGCCGCCGGCCGCCGCCAGATCGATCGCGCCCTCGCGATGGGCGTCGACGAGGGCGAGACCCCGGCCGTCGTACTCGTCGACGGCGACGGGGACGAACGGGCCGCGCTCGAGGCGATCGAAGCCCTGAACGCGTTCCGCGAGCGGACCGCGACGCTCGACCCGCGGGACGGCGAAACGCTGTGTAACTTCTTCGGGATTCCCGACACCGAGCGGGCGGCGACCGACGCGGGGCTGTCGGCACTGGTTCACGAGCGGGTCGCGCTGCTCGAGGTCGAGAAGTAG